GCACTCGGCTTCTGGACTTCCTTCACTCCTGAGACTCACAAAGAGCGCGTCAGGCAGGTCAGGGCGGCGCTCCGCGCCACACCGCCTCCGCCCGGGTGGCGACCGCTCGGCCCCGACGACGAGCTACTGCTCATGCTCCTGCCCGACGAGGAAGTCTGAACTTCACCTCTGGACCCAGGAACACCCCCCACGCCCACGAGGTAGTGGTGAAGCTGTCGAGACCCGCCCGGACGTTACAGCAGGTGCAGGCCAAGGCCTAATCCATCAGGTTGAGCCCCGATGTTGACCTATCCGGTCATCCATCCCTTCCCTTTCGCATTCCCCGGTGTTACCTTGGAGGACCTTCAAGTGGATCCCAGGACCCAACAGGTCTTCTCCGCGGCGCAGGAGTATTTCGCATGTCCTCACCTCAACCCGACGGCCACACGCTCCGCCCCACGGAGCCCGGGGGTCTTCTCTTCGATGGACCGGAATGCCGGTACACGTGCGTGCTGCTCACCCCCGAGGAGCAAGCCACGGAGGCATGGAGGAGCACGCGGAGGGAGCCACGGTGAAGAACGACCCGATGACGAGGAAGAAGCTCACCGTGCACCTGGGAGAAGCACTGCGGGCGGCCCGGGCTCGGGCGCAATGGACGCAAGCGGACGTGGCCGAGCGCGTGGGGGTGGCCACGGAGGTGTACGGGAGGATGGAGCGCGGCAACCTGACGCCCAGCGTGCCGATCCTGCGTGCCTTGTGCGGGGTGTTGAGGATGGACGCCGATGAGGCCCTGGCCCTGGAATCCCGGGGGACGGCCGCCTGGTTGAAGGAGCAACCCGCCCCCGAGGAGGAGTCGCCACAGATACGCCGCCTGATGCGCGCGCTGCGCCTGATGGACGACAAACAACTGGCGGCCCTGAGCGTGGTCGCGCGCACCCTGGCATCATCGGCAGACGAGTAACGGCCTTCCGGGGGCTCACTGAACCCCGGAGCACGGCCACTCACCTGGAGAAGTGGGAGTCGGCGGTCTCCAACAACTTGCGCGCGAGGCTCAGTCGCTCCGGAGGCCAGTCACGCAAGAGGTGGATGATGCGGCTCAACTCCGGGTGCTCGATGGGCTCGGACGAGCGCCTCGCGGCCGACCCCTTCGCATCCTGCGCCCGCGGCGACAAGGAAAGGAGCGCGTCCGCGGAGAGTCCCAGGGTGGCGCAGATGCGGCGCAGGGAGGGCACGCTGGGCGTCATCTTCCCACGCTCGATCCGGCCGTAGACCGCGGGCTTGAGCCGGACCCGCTGGGCGACTTCCGCCTGGGTGAGGCCCTGGCGCAGACGGGCCGCGCGAGCCATGTCCCCGAGAATGTGTCGCAGCTTGTCATCCATGGAACCGCGTCTAGCTCAAGAGACGGCACGCCGGACAGCAACTGCTTCATGCTCTGCGACCTATGACACGGCAAGGCTTCATGCCCAGGGTGGTGAGTGCCCTCATTGGCGCCTGGGTGGCGTTGGCTCCGGGCTGCCGGAGCGAGCCACCTCCGAGCTACATCCGGCTCGAAGGAGCCGCCCCCGTGCTCGAAGATCCACCGGACGCACGCGCCCAGCTCATCGTCTTCTGGGCCTCGTGGTGTCCTCCCTGCCGCGAGGAAACCCCCGAGCTGTTGGCCCTGGCGAAGAATCCCCCCGAGGAGCTCCAAATCCTGGTCTTCAGCCACGACGCCGACATGCAGGGCGTGGAGACGTTCCTCGGAGGGCCGCCCGCCACGGCCCTGCACCTGCGCCTGGACGTGGGAAAGCGCGCCGCCCTCTCCTTGGGCGTGGACACGCTTCCCACGAGCATCCTGGTGGTGGACGGACGCCTGGTCGCCCGCTTCCAGGGTCCTCGGGAGTGGAATTCCCGCGCGATGCGGCGCCTCCTGGAGAAGCTGACCAAGGAGCACCCGGCACGCGCCCCCACCCCAGCGCATTGACTCGCCCCACACGTCACCGGTAGGACCCAGGGGATCGATGCCGTTGTTCCTCCGCCTCATCGCCCTCCTTCTCATGCTGACGACCGGAGGGGTCTCCCAGACGCTCGCCCTCGTCGGCGACGAGGTCGAGGACTGTGCGGGCGAAGAGGAAGACGGCCCGTGTGCCGACTGCGCGGGTGACTGCGGCGTGTGCCCATGCTGCCCTCTCCGGGCGATTCCCTCCACGCCCGTCGTGGAAGTGCCCGCCGAAGTGACCCCGCCGGAACCGGTGCTCGTCTCCCTCCACGAGCCCGCTCTCCTCGCGGTGGGCACGGACATCTTCCAGCCTCCGAGAGCCTGACCCTCGACCCTCGCGGGAGAAGTGTGTCCAGCGTTCCCCGCCACGAGCCTCTTCAGGCCTCGAGAGTCCTCCCCGCGTCCGTGCGTCCCCAGTCCCCGTCTCCCCGTGCATCCCGCGCGGGGCGTTCACCCCCGTGATCGGCCTTCCAGGTGAAGGCGCACGGCCGGAGTTCCTCCATGCGTTCCTTGCGTTCACTGTCCCTCGTGGTGTCCCTGCTCGTCGTCCCCGCCCTGCCCGCCCTGGCCGAGGACAAGAAGCCCACCGAGGCCGCCAAGACCGAGAGCGGGAAGGCCACCTGTGAGCACGGTGTCCAGAAGAGCCTCTGTACCCGCTGCAACCCGAAGCTGGCCACCGTCTACAAGGCCAAGGGCGACTGGTGCGCCGAACACGAGCGGCCCGAGTCCCAGTGCGTCCTCTGCCACCCAGAGCTGGCCCAGAAGGGAGTGAAGTAGATGCGCCCCCGCATCGGCCCGAGGGTCGTGGCGGTCCTCCTCGCCCTGGGAGCGGCGGCCTGCTCGAGCGGCTCCAAGCCCACCGGGGCGGAGAAGTCCACCCCGCCTCCCGTCGATGCGGGTCCCCCCTCCGCGACAGCCATCACCACCCAAGAGGTGAAGTTGTGTGAGCACGGCGTGCCCGCGGAGCTGTGCACGAAGTGCAACCCGGAGTTCATCGACGTCTTCAAGGCCCAGGGCGATTGGTGCGAGGAGCACGGCCTGCCGGAGTCCCACTGCAAGCAATGCCATCCGGAGCTCACCTTCACCGCGCGGTCCTCCACCCCGAAGGATTGGTGCAAGGAGCACGCGGTGCCGGAGTCCCAATGCACCCGGTGCCACCCGGAGCTCGTGGCGAAGTTCATCGAGGCCGGGGACTACTGCCGCGAGCATGGCTACCCCGAGTCCGTGTGCCCCTACTGCCACCCGGAGAAGGTGAGGGCCGCGGGCGCTGAACCGCCCGTCTTCCCCGAGCCCGGCACCCGCGTGCGCCTCGCCTCGGCCGAGACGGCTCGCGAGGCCGGCATCCGGACAGTGCGCGTGCGGCGCCAACCCTTCGCCCGCACGCTGGAGGTGGTTGGACAGCTCGACTTCAACCAGAACCGGCTGGCGCGGCTGTCGACCCGGAGCGACGCGCTGGTGATGGAGGTCCGGGTGGATGTCGGCGACGAGGTGAAGGCCGGCCAGCCCCTCGCGGTGGTGACGTCCGCCACCGTCGGCGAGGATCAAGGACGGCTCTCGACGGCACAGGCCCGGGTGCGGGCCGCCCTCGCGGCGGTCTCCCGTGAGCAGACCCTCGTCGAGCGAGGCATCAGCCCTCGGCAGGCCCTGGAAGAAGCCCAGGCGGAGCTGGCGGCGGCCGAGGGTGAACGCGAGGCGGCTCGAGCTGCCCTGGGAGCCGCGGGCGCCTCCACCGGAAGCCAGCAGGGACTCTTCACGTTGAAGGCCCCCTTCGCGGGAACGGTGGTGGCCCGGGATGCCGTGCCCGGCCGGCACGTCGCGGGGGGACAGACGCTCCTCCAGCTCGCGGACCTGGGCACCCTCTGGGCCCAGCTCGAGGTGCCCGAAGCGGACGCCCTGGCCGTGCGCGCGGGTCAGCCCGTCACCCTCTCCTTCGAGGGCGTGCCCGGAGAGACGCGCCAGGCCCCCCTCACCCGCGTGGGTGCCTCGGTGGAGCCAGCCACCCGCACCGTGCGCGCCCGCGTGGAGCTGCCCAATCCGGACCATGCGCTCAAGGCGGGCCTCTTCGTCCGGGCCCGGGTGCAGGTGTCCGCCCCGCATGACGCGCTCCTGCTCCCCCGCGAAGCCATCCAGCACGCCGAGGGGCGCCCCCTCGTCTTCGTGAAGACGGGAGCGGGCCTCTACGAGCCCGTCGCCGTGGAGCTGGGTGCCGCGACCCGAGAGCACGTGGAGGTGGTGAAGGGACTCGAGCCCGGTGCGGAGGTCGTCACCACGGGCGCCTTCCTCCTCAAGACGGAGATCCTCAAGGGCTCCATCGGCGCGGGCTGCTGCGAGGAAGGCGGCGGGTAGCGGCCATGCTCTCCTGGCTCATCGACGCGTCGCTGCGGCACCGCCAGGTCGTCCTCGTGGGGGCGTTGGCCCTCATCGTCTCGGGCGTGCTCGCCTTCCGGGAGCTGCCCCTGGACGCCTTCCCGGACACCACCCCCACCCAGGTCCAGGTCAATGCCGTCGCCCCGGCCCTCACCCCCGTGGAGGTGGAGCGTCAACTCACCCTCCCCATCGAGCAGGCCCTGGCCGGACTGCCCCGCGTGCAGGAGCTGCGCTCGCTCTCCAAGTTCGGGCTCGCCCAGGTCACCCTCCAGTTCGAGGACGGCACGGACCTGTGGTTCGCCCGGCAGCAGGTGGCCGAGCGTCTGGGCCGCGTCGAGCTCCCCGCGGGTCTGGCGCGGCCCACCCTGGGGCCCGTGGCCACGGGACTCGGAGAGGTCTTCCACTACCTGGTGAAGAGCCGAACGCGGAGCCTCGCCGAGCTGCGCACGCTTCATGACTGGGTCATCGCCCCGAGGCTGCGCGGCGTGCCGGGCGTGGCGGAGGTGAACGCCTGGGGCGGCGAGGAGAAGCAGTGGCACGTGGTGGTGGAGCCCCAGCGCCTCCAGCAGTTCAACCTCTCGCTGGGGGACGTCTACCGGGCGCTGGAGGCCAACAACGCCAACGTGGGCGGCGGCGTGGTGGAGCGGGGAGGCGGGGCCAGCCTCGTGCTCGGGGTGGCCGCGCTGGAGAAGGGCGAGGACGTCGAGGAGGTGGTGATCGCCGCACGCCATGGCGTACCGGTGCGCATCCGGGACGTGGCCCGCGTGGAAGTGGGCGGGGAGATCCGCCGAGGCGCCACCACGGCGGATGGCGAGGGCGAGGCCATCCTGGGCCTGGGCTTCATGTTGGTGGGAGAGAACTCCCACACGGTGACGAAGGCGTTGGCCCAGCGTCTGGAGGAGGTAGGAAAGAGCCTCCCCGAGGACGTCCAGGTGGAGCCCGTCTACGAGCGCACCGAGTTGGTGGACCACGTGTTGCGCACGGTGCGCACCAACCTCTTCGAGGGCGCCCTGCTCGTCATCGCGGTCCTCTTCGTCGCGCTGGGCCACTGGCGCGCGGGCCTCATCGTGGCGGCGGCCATCCCCTTGTCCCTGCTGTTCGCATTCAACGCGATGCTGAGCTTCGGCATCGCCGGCACCCTCATGTCCCTGGGAGCCATCGACTTCGGCCTCGTGGTGGACTCGTCCGTCATCCTCGTGGAGAACGCGGAGCAGCGGCTCGCCGAGGCCCCCCCGGACAGCGACTCGCGGCGGGTGATCCGGGATGCCACCCTCGAGGTGCGCGAGCCCACCCTCTTCGGCGAGCTCATCATCGGCGTGGTGTATCTGCCCCTGCTCACCCTGGAGGGCGTGGAGGGCAGGCTCTTCCGCCCCATGGCCCTCACCGTCATCTTCGCCCTGCTCGGCTCGGCCCTCCTGTCCCTGACGCTCATGCCGGTGCTCGCTTCCTTCGCGCTGAAGCGCAGGGCGGGCCGTCACCACAAGCCGCGGCTCATCATGCTGCTCGAGCGCGCCTACCAGCCCGTCCTCCACCAGGCCCTCGCCCATCCCCGGCGCGTGCTCGCCGGCGCGGGACTGCTCGGGGTGGGAGCCCTCGTGGCCGCCACGCAGCTCGGCAGTGAGTTCGTTCCCCGCCTCTCCGAGGGCACCCTCGTCATCAACACCGTGCGCCTGGCCGAGGTGTCCCTCACCGAGTCCATCCGCTATGGCGGGCAGATCGAGAAGGTGCTGCGCGAGAAGTTCCCGGACGAGGTGAAGCGCGTGTGGACGCGCACCGGCACGGCGGAGATCGCCACCGACGCCATGGGCATCGAGCTGTCCGATGTCTTCATCACCTTGAAGCCCCGCGAGGAGTGGAAGCGGGCGGAGACCCAGGAGGAGCTCGTCGCGGAGATGAAGGCGGAGCTGGCGGACCTGCCCGGCATGCGCATGGCGTTCCTCCAGCCCATTGAAATGCGCGTCAACGAGATGATCGCCGGGGTGCGCGGCGACGTGGGCATCAAGCTCTTCGGAGACGACCTGGACGTGCTCGAGGCCAAGGCGCGGGAGATGGAGGCCGTGGTGCGAGCCATCCCCGGGGCCGCGGACGTCACCGTGGAGCAGGTGACGGGCCAGCCCGTGCTGCAAGTGACGGTGGACCGCTCGGCCATCGCCCGCCACGGCATCCCCGCCCGGGAGGTGCTCGACGTGGTGGAGGCCGTGGGCACACGCCGGGTGGGCGAGGTGCGCGAGGGCGAGCGGCGCTTTCCCCTCGCGGTGCGCCTCGCGCCGGAGTACCGCGAGGAGCCGGCGAAGCTCGCCACCGTGCCCGTGACGGCTCCGAGTGGGGAGCGGGTACCGCTGGGGCGGCTGGCCACGCTCCGGGAGGTGTCCGGTCCCACCACCATCCAGCGAGAGGGGGGACAGCGCCGCCTCGTCATCCAGGCCAATGTGCGCGGCCGGGACCTGGGCGGCTTCGTGGACGAGGTGCGCCGGACCCTGGAGGAGAAGGTGGAGTTGCCAGCCGGCTACCATGTCCGCTTCGGCGGGCAGTTCGAGCACCTGGAGCGCGCCCGGACGCGGCTGCTCATCGTGGTGCCCATCGCCCTCGCGCTCGTCTTCGCCCTGCTCTACCTCACCTACCGCCGGGTGCTGGACGCGCTGCGCATCCTCGTCAGCGTGCCCTTCGCCTGGGTGGGAGGCGTCCTGGCGCTGCTCATGCGCGGACTGCCCTTCTCCATCTCCGCGGCCGTGGGCTTCATCGCCCTGTCGGGGGTGTCGGTGCTGGGGGACATGGTGCTCGTCAGCCGCGTGCGCCAGTTGCTCGAGCGGGGCCTGCCACTCGGGGAGGCCCTGCGCGAAGCGGCCCTGTCACGCCTGCGGCCGGTGCTGATGACGGCCGCCGTGGCCGCCATCGGCTTCCTTCCCATGGCGCTCAACACGGGGGTGGGCGCGGAGGTGCAGCGCCCCCTGGCCACCGTCGTCATCGGCGGCCTCCTGTCCTCCACCGTGCTGACCCTGCTCGTGCTGCCCGTCCTCTACTCCGTCTTCGGCGCCGGACGGACCCACACGGACAGGTGAGACGTCCTAGCGCGCCGCGGTGGCCTGGTCGCCCGGCGCGAGGACGATCTCGATGCGCCGGTTGAGGCTGCGGTTCTCCGGCGAGTTGTTGGCGGCGATGGGCTGGTAGGGCCCATAGCCCGCGGCGGACAGCCGGGTCGGGTCCACGCCCGCGTCCTGCAGCGCCCGCACCACCGCCATCGCCCGCGCCAGGCTCAGCTCCCAGTTCGTGGGGAACGGCCCCTTCGGATCCGTGGGCACGTCATCCGTGTGCCCCTCCACCCGGATGATCTTCCCCTGCACGCCCTTGAGCGCCTCGGCCACCTTCTTCAGCGCCGCATCCCCCTCCTTGCCCACCCGCGCCGAGCCCGAGGCGAAGAGGATCTTGTCCTTGAGGTTCACCGTCATCCGGCCCTTGAGCTCCGACAGCTCCACCTTGCCCTCGGCGATCTCCTTCTCCAGGCTCTTGGAGAGGTTCTCGTACTCGGCGCTCTTCTTCTCCAGGGCCTCCTTGGCCTCGGCGAGCTTCTTCGTCGAGCGCGCCAGCTCCTGGTTGAGCGCCGTCAGCTCCGCGTTCTTCTGCTCCAGCGCCCGGCGCTCGGCCGTTCCCGCCGACAGCCCCGCCTCCGCGGTGTTCAGGCGCGTGTTCAACGCCTCCTTCTCCGCCTCCAGCCCCTTCACCTGCTCCTCCAACTGCCCCACCTTCTCCTGCGCCGCCGTGCGCGCCGCCTTCTCCGCCTGGAGTTGTTCATCGAGCGTCCGCGCGTTCTGCATCGCCAGGTCGTACTTGCCCTGGGTGACACAACCGGTGGTGAGCATGAACGTGCAGAGGGAGATCAGCAGCCTGGACCGCATTCGGGTTCTCCTGGAGTCTTGGTTGAAGCTCCAAGCATATGCCCGAAAGGCTAGTGGGAGTCACGCCTGGACTCGAGGATGTTGCGGGACAGTTCATCCATGAGCGCGAGCAGTTCCTGGCGGACCGCATCGGAGGACTGGCGGAGCTGGGCGGTGAGGATGTGCAGCGAGTCTCCGGGAGAGCTGGCCTCGTGCAGCATGCGAGCGGCCGTGCGCGTGGCGGACAGGGGACCGTCCAGGTCCTCGGCCACCAGGCGGCGCAGCCGCTCCAGCGGATTGGGCGGCGAAGCGGGCGACGGAGCAGTGACCGCCGCCGGAGTCTCGGGGACGTTGGAGACGGCGCACACGCGGTTGCGGCCCTGGCGCTTGGCCTTGTAGAGCGCCGCGTCGATGAGCTCGATGAGCTCGGTGACGGACGAGGCGTGCGCGGGGTAGCAGCCCACCCCGGCGCTGATCGTCAACGCGCGGCTGCCGCCCCGGGCGCCCTTCACCACGGCGCCCTCCACCGCGGCCCGGAAGCGCTCGGCGGCGATCAACCCCTGCTCCAGGTCCGTCTCGGGGAGGATCATCGCGAACTCCTCGCCGCCGTGGCGGGCCACCACGTCCGTGGAGCGCGCCGTCTGGCGCAGCCGCGTGGACACCTCGCGCAGGGCCTGATCTCCCGCGGTGTGGCCGAGCGTGTCGTTGACCTGCTTGAAGTGGTCCAGGTCCAACAGCACCAGCGTCATCGGGTGCTTGTAGCGCTGGGCACGCCGGAACTCGACGCCGAGCGCCTCGTGGAAGTAGGCGCGGTTGTACAGCCCGGTGAGTGGATCCGTCACCGCCACCAGCATGGCGCGGTCACGCGAGGTGCGCAGTTGGCGCTGGCGGCGCTGGCGGCGCAGGGCCGTCCCCATGCGGGCGATCAACTCGGCCATGGGCGTGTTCAGCGTGAGGTAGTCGTCGGCGCCGG
The window above is part of the Cystobacter ferrugineus genome. Proteins encoded here:
- a CDS encoding diguanylate cyclase, translated to MVAFTNSLSTTGRVLLVDDSIIALETIGSRLKESGLEVAMTTSPLEALALATEGPQLFDLLILDVMMPQMNGHELTRQLRGHARTLNTPILLLTSLDSTDDRVTGLKAGADDFFTKTAPDAEMIARVRSFISLGKMRAQLQAQHEAMARVMREPEAPMPPQARVEIIHHTPVMGERLARALRGSPLSGDFHLTLRSPSQRMTTTEADLLVVSYPVALEGDQPLLKRFGFDEEAPAIIVVDEVESTSRRVSTFDSGADDYLTLNTPMAELIARMGTALRRQRRQRQLRTSRDRAMLVAVTDPLTGLYNRAYFHEALGVEFRRAQRYKHPMTLVLLDLDHFKQVNDTLGHTAGDQALREVSTRLRQTARSTDVVARHGGEEFAMILPETDLEQGLIAAERFRAAVEGAVVKGARGGSRALTISAGVGCYPAHASSVTELIELIDAALYKAKRQGRNRVCAVSNVPETPAAVTAPSPASPPNPLERLRRLVAEDLDGPLSATRTAARMLHEASSPGDSLHILTAQLRQSSDAVRQELLALMDELSRNILESRRDSH
- a CDS encoding helix-turn-helix domain-containing protein; this encodes MDDKLRHILGDMARAARLRQGLTQAEVAQRVRLKPAVYGRIERGKMTPSVPSLRRICATLGLSADALLSLSPRAQDAKGSAARRSSEPIEHPELSRIIHLLRDWPPERLSLARKLLETADSHFSR
- a CDS encoding OmpA/MotB family protein — translated: MRSRLLISLCTFMLTTGCVTQGKYDLAMQNARTLDEQLQAEKAARTAAQEKVGQLEEQVKGLEAEKEALNTRLNTAEAGLSAGTAERRALEQKNAELTALNQELARSTKKLAEAKEALEKKSAEYENLSKSLEKEIAEGKVELSELKGRMTVNLKDKILFASGSARVGKEGDAALKKVAEALKGVQGKIIRVEGHTDDVPTDPKGPFPTNWELSLARAMAVVRALQDAGVDPTRLSAAGYGPYQPIAANNSPENRSLNRRIEIVLAPGDQATAAR
- a CDS encoding helix-turn-helix transcriptional regulator, with translation MEEHAEGATVKNDPMTRKKLTVHLGEALRAARARAQWTQADVAERVGVATEVYGRMERGNLTPSVPILRALCGVLRMDADEALALESRGTAAWLKEQPAPEEESPQIRRLMRALRLMDDKQLAALSVVARTLASSADE
- a CDS encoding TlpA family protein disulfide reductase, with the protein product MLEDPPDARAQLIVFWASWCPPCREETPELLALAKNPPEELQILVFSHDADMQGVETFLGGPPATALHLRLDVGKRAALSLGVDTLPTSILVVDGRLVARFQGPREWNSRAMRRLLEKLTKEHPARAPTPAH
- a CDS encoding efflux RND transporter permease subunit, which encodes MLSWLIDASLRHRQVVLVGALALIVSGVLAFRELPLDAFPDTTPTQVQVNAVAPALTPVEVERQLTLPIEQALAGLPRVQELRSLSKFGLAQVTLQFEDGTDLWFARQQVAERLGRVELPAGLARPTLGPVATGLGEVFHYLVKSRTRSLAELRTLHDWVIAPRLRGVPGVAEVNAWGGEEKQWHVVVEPQRLQQFNLSLGDVYRALEANNANVGGGVVERGGGASLVLGVAALEKGEDVEEVVIAARHGVPVRIRDVARVEVGGEIRRGATTADGEGEAILGLGFMLVGENSHTVTKALAQRLEEVGKSLPEDVQVEPVYERTELVDHVLRTVRTNLFEGALLVIAVLFVALGHWRAGLIVAAAIPLSLLFAFNAMLSFGIAGTLMSLGAIDFGLVVDSSVILVENAEQRLAEAPPDSDSRRVIRDATLEVREPTLFGELIIGVVYLPLLTLEGVEGRLFRPMALTVIFALLGSALLSLTLMPVLASFALKRRAGRHHKPRLIMLLERAYQPVLHQALAHPRRVLAGAGLLGVGALVAATQLGSEFVPRLSEGTLVINTVRLAEVSLTESIRYGGQIEKVLREKFPDEVKRVWTRTGTAEIATDAMGIELSDVFITLKPREEWKRAETQEELVAEMKAELADLPGMRMAFLQPIEMRVNEMIAGVRGDVGIKLFGDDLDVLEAKAREMEAVVRAIPGAADVTVEQVTGQPVLQVTVDRSAIARHGIPAREVLDVVEAVGTRRVGEVREGERRFPLAVRLAPEYREEPAKLATVPVTAPSGERVPLGRLATLREVSGPTTIQREGGQRRLVIQANVRGRDLGGFVDEVRRTLEEKVELPAGYHVRFGGQFEHLERARTRLLIVVPIALALVFALLYLTYRRVLDALRILVSVPFAWVGGVLALLMRGLPFSISAAVGFIALSGVSVLGDMVLVSRVRQLLERGLPLGEALREAALSRLRPVLMTAAVAAIGFLPMALNTGVGAEVQRPLATVVIGGLLSSTVLTLLVLPVLYSVFGAGRTHTDR
- a CDS encoding efflux RND transporter periplasmic adaptor subunit; amino-acid sequence: MRPRIGPRVVAVLLALGAAACSSGSKPTGAEKSTPPPVDAGPPSATAITTQEVKLCEHGVPAELCTKCNPEFIDVFKAQGDWCEEHGLPESHCKQCHPELTFTARSSTPKDWCKEHAVPESQCTRCHPELVAKFIEAGDYCREHGYPESVCPYCHPEKVRAAGAEPPVFPEPGTRVRLASAETAREAGIRTVRVRRQPFARTLEVVGQLDFNQNRLARLSTRSDALVMEVRVDVGDEVKAGQPLAVVTSATVGEDQGRLSTAQARVRAALAAVSREQTLVERGISPRQALEEAQAELAAAEGEREAARAALGAAGASTGSQQGLFTLKAPFAGTVVARDAVPGRHVAGGQTLLQLADLGTLWAQLEVPEADALAVRAGQPVTLSFEGVPGETRQAPLTRVGASVEPATRTVRARVELPNPDHALKAGLFVRARVQVSAPHDALLLPREAIQHAEGRPLVFVKTGAGLYEPVAVELGAATREHVEVVKGLEPGAEVVTTGAFLLKTEILKGSIGAGCCEEGGG